A window of the Dictyostelium discoideum AX4 chromosome 4 chromosome, whole genome shotgun sequence genome harbors these coding sequences:
- a CDS encoding transmembrane protein, whose protein sequence is MTILTKPHQLQNCEKFHPWAKTCTSSASQIWFAVFLAGLKLYAPLFLVPALIFKRKSIQFLVQRTLPEILRSSVFLGTYAGVYAGAICLIRRIVGRDLKSMAAISGFFAGLLSILIEKKSRRSELALYCLNQAIEVVWKMAAARKLVPLFKNGEVLVYMIASSILLYFYQNEPDSLRSNMNGLLKFFIGKN, encoded by the exons atgacaattCTAACCAAACCTCACCAATTACAAAATTGTGAAAAATTCCATCCATGGGCAAAAACATGCACATCATCAGCATCACAAATTTGGTTTGCAGTATTCCTTGCAGGTTTAAAACTATACGcaccattatttttagttcctgcattaatatttaaaagaaaaag taTACAATTTTTAGTACAAAGAACATTACCAGAAATATTAAGAAGTTCAGTATTTTTAGGAACATATGCAGGTGTATATGCAGGAGCGATTTGTTTAATTAGACGTATTGTAGGTAgagatttaaaatcaatggcAGCAATTAGTGGTTTCTTTGCAGGTTTATTATCGATTTTAATAGAGAAAAAGAGTAGAAGATCAGAATTGGCTTTATATTGTTTAAATCAAGCTATTGAAGTAGTTTGGAAAATGGCTGCTGCCAGAAAATTAGTTCCATTATTTAAGAATGGTGAAGTTTTAGTCTATATGATTGCAAGTTCAATCTTATTGTATTTCTATCAAAATGAACCTGATAGTTTAAGAAGTAATATGaatggtttattaaaattctttattggtaaaaattaa